One region of Clostridiales bacterium genomic DNA includes:
- a CDS encoding type II toxin-antitoxin system PemK/MazF family toxin, with protein MNHTYLRGDMYYADLGRGIGSEQEGYRPVVIIQNNVGNKHSPTVIIASITSKTGVKAKLPTHYYIDAEDGLKLPSIVLLEQLRTVDKRRLGNFIGHLSEKHICGINHALAVSIGLIESVPKKLILCLCSTCADNFYGTGAYYLRRIDPHQTAKDTCTYCNQRKGYDYELCRKNGKEAAYGITDSLQTVIC; from the coding sequence ATGAACCACACATATTTGCGCGGCGATATGTATTACGCTGATCTGGGCCGGGGCATCGGCTCTGAGCAGGAGGGCTACCGTCCCGTCGTGATCATTCAGAATAATGTCGGGAACAAACACAGCCCCACGGTCATTATCGCTTCCATTACAAGCAAAACCGGCGTGAAAGCCAAACTTCCTACCCACTACTACATCGACGCCGAGGACGGCTTGAAGCTGCCCTCTATCGTCCTGCTGGAACAGCTGCGCACCGTCGATAAGCGCCGCTTGGGCAACTTCATTGGGCATCTGTCCGAAAAGCACATTTGCGGCATCAATCATGCGCTGGCGGTCAGCATCGGTCTGATTGAAAGCGTCCCGAAAAAACTGATCCTCTGCCTTTGCAGCACCTGCGCCGACAATTTCTACGGCACGGGTGCTTATTATTTGCGCAGGATTGACCCGCACCAAACGGCAAAAGACACTTGCACCTACTGTAATCAGCGGAAAGGGTATGACTATGAACTTTGCCGAAAAAACGGTAAGGAGGCGGCCTATGGAATCACAGACAGCCTACAAACTGTTATTTGCTGA
- a CDS encoding DUF1385 domain-containing protein: MSKTESAKPDTSVSFRTSIGGQALIEGILMRGPTRQAIVCRTQDGMVEKVEELHWVREKHPILGWPLIRGVIVFLDSMVKGMKALTYSADLLPEDEQEEPGKIDLWIEKHFGEEKAKDIIIGTAVVLGIALSIVLFILIPTLLAGLTKGFIHSPVVRNLFEGLLRIVIFLLYLWGVAHMKDVERMFAYHGAEHKTIFCYEKGLPLTVENVRPQSRFHPRCGTSFLFVVVIISILVFSLVSLRVGLWDNPWVRIGLRLLLLPVVVSISYEINRWVGRHDNLCSRILSAPGKWLQRLTTNEPDDSMIECAIRALELVIPEQKGSDAW, translated from the coding sequence ATGAGCAAAACCGAATCCGCAAAACCCGATACCAGCGTCTCGTTCCGCACATCCATCGGCGGGCAGGCGCTCATCGAGGGCATCCTCATGCGCGGCCCGACCCGGCAGGCCATCGTCTGCCGCACGCAGGACGGCATGGTCGAGAAGGTCGAGGAGCTGCACTGGGTCCGCGAAAAGCACCCGATCCTCGGCTGGCCGCTCATCCGCGGCGTCATCGTGTTTCTCGACTCGATGGTCAAGGGCATGAAGGCGCTGACCTATTCGGCCGACCTGCTGCCCGAGGACGAGCAGGAGGAGCCCGGCAAGATCGACCTCTGGATCGAAAAGCATTTCGGCGAGGAGAAGGCCAAGGACATCATCATCGGTACGGCCGTGGTGCTCGGCATCGCGCTGTCGATCGTGCTGTTCATCCTGATCCCGACGCTGCTCGCCGGCCTGACCAAGGGCTTTATCCACAGCCCCGTTGTGCGCAACCTCTTTGAGGGCCTGCTGCGCATCGTCATTTTCCTGCTGTATCTGTGGGGCGTGGCGCACATGAAGGACGTCGAGCGTATGTTCGCCTACCACGGCGCGGAGCACAAGACCATCTTCTGCTACGAAAAGGGCCTGCCGCTGACGGTCGAGAACGTGCGGCCACAGTCGCGCTTCCACCCCCGCTGCGGCACGAGCTTTCTGTTCGTCGTCGTCATCATCAGCATTCTGGTGTTCTCGCTCGTGAGCCTGCGCGTCGGCTTGTGGGACAATCCGTGGGTGCGCATTGGCCTGCGGCTGCTGCTGCTGCCGGTCGTCGTGTCCATCAGTTATGAGATCAACCGCTGGGTCGGCCGGCACGACAACCTCTGCTCGCGCATTCTGTCCGCGCCGGGCAAGTGGCTGCAGCGCCTGACCACCAACGAGCCGGACGACAGCATGATCGAGTGCGCCATCCGTGCGCTCGAGCTCGTCATCCCAGAGCAGAAGGGCAGCGACGCCTGGTAA
- the prmC gene encoding peptide chain release factor N(5)-glutamine methyltransferase: MPKTYNDLYLATRTALKNAGVEAYALEARLLVAYAVGKTKEEFVRDLRLYTSDENEQKIEALLQRRIAGEPLAYLIGEWEFHGLPIVVTPDVLIPRMDTEVLVDAALRVLVGRKMNARILDLCSGSGCIGCALAHELPAARVVMVDISDEALTVSKENLRRNHQNRTICLKADALEKPPMGIGTFDLIVSNPPYVASMDILTLDSSVRDYEPLGALDGGEDGLMFYRAIVRHWTQILRPGGWLMFEVGEDQADAVMALMTEEKYTDVTALEDTAGIRRVVVGRI, encoded by the coding sequence ATGCCAAAGACCTATAACGACCTGTATCTGGCCACGCGCACGGCGCTGAAAAACGCCGGCGTGGAGGCTTACGCGCTCGAGGCGCGGCTGCTGGTGGCCTATGCCGTCGGCAAGACGAAGGAGGAATTCGTGCGCGACCTGCGCCTGTACACCTCCGACGAAAATGAACAGAAGATCGAGGCCCTGCTGCAGCGCCGCATCGCCGGCGAGCCGCTGGCCTATCTCATCGGCGAGTGGGAGTTTCACGGCCTGCCGATCGTGGTCACGCCCGACGTGCTCATCCCGCGCATGGACACCGAGGTGCTCGTGGACGCGGCGCTGCGCGTGCTCGTCGGCCGGAAGATGAACGCCCGCATTCTCGACCTCTGCTCCGGCAGCGGCTGCATCGGCTGCGCGCTGGCGCATGAGCTGCCGGCCGCGCGCGTCGTCATGGTGGACATCAGCGACGAGGCCCTCACCGTGAGCAAGGAAAACCTGCGCCGCAACCACCAGAACCGCACCATCTGCCTCAAGGCCGACGCGCTCGAAAAGCCCCCTATGGGCATTGGCACGTTCGACCTCATCGTGTCGAACCCGCCGTATGTGGCGAGCATGGACATCCTCACGCTCGACAGCTCCGTGCGCGACTACGAGCCGCTCGGCGCGCTCGACGGCGGCGAGGATGGGCTGATGTTCTACCGCGCGATCGTGCGCCACTGGACGCAGATCCTCCGCCCCGGCGGCTGGCTCATGTTCGAGGTCGGTGAGGATCAGGCGGACGCCGTCATGGCGCTGATGACAGAAGAAAAATACACCGATGTGACCGCCCTAGAGGACACCGCCGGCATCCGGCGCGTCGTCGTCGGCCGCATCTGA
- a CDS encoding site-specific integrase, translating to MVAGHLREKNGYYHMVLNYVDEYGKRHTPPKSTGLTVKGNKKRAEKMLSEARAAKEAELEARAIERSTGKAPIGTILFTAFLLDWLEMTKKNVEETTYGAYSMGIKSKIIPYFEEHHPGLALQDVTPKHIQDYYTYELTVRGVSANTVIHRHANIRKALQHAFKLGLIDSNPADRIERPKKEKFVGSFYEEDELNHLFEVVRGDPIELGVILGAFYGLRRSEAVGLKWDAIDFKKKTITIRHTVTQATIDGKSKIIQKDRTKTKASYRSLPLVPPFEELLHRLKAEQELNRKLCGKSYCRKFADYIYVNEIGELVKPGYITQHFPLILQKNGMRKIRFHDLRHSCASLLYANGVSLKEIQEWLGHSDISTTSNIYTHLNFNSKIASANAILGVYPSS from the coding sequence ATGGTAGCAGGACATCTGCGAGAGAAAAACGGGTACTATCATATGGTACTGAACTATGTGGACGAATACGGCAAACGGCACACGCCGCCCAAGTCTACAGGTCTGACGGTAAAGGGAAACAAAAAGCGTGCCGAAAAGATGCTTTCTGAGGCTCGTGCCGCCAAGGAAGCAGAGCTGGAAGCAAGAGCAATCGAACGCAGTACGGGTAAAGCCCCCATTGGCACGATTCTTTTTACTGCGTTCCTGCTCGACTGGCTGGAAATGACAAAAAAGAATGTGGAGGAAACCACCTATGGCGCGTATTCCATGGGAATCAAAAGCAAAATCATCCCGTACTTTGAGGAACACCACCCCGGTCTTGCATTGCAGGATGTTACACCCAAGCACATACAGGACTACTACACCTACGAATTGACGGTGCGAGGTGTTTCTGCCAATACGGTCATACACCGTCACGCCAATATTCGTAAAGCCTTGCAGCACGCTTTCAAACTCGGCCTGATTGACTCGAATCCGGCAGACCGGATTGAACGGCCCAAGAAGGAAAAGTTCGTTGGCAGCTTCTATGAGGAGGATGAGCTGAACCATCTTTTTGAAGTTGTCCGTGGTGATCCCATTGAGCTTGGCGTGATCCTCGGTGCATTTTACGGTTTGCGCCGAAGCGAGGCGGTAGGCCTGAAATGGGACGCCATCGACTTCAAGAAAAAGACCATTACGATTCGGCACACCGTTACGCAGGCGACAATAGACGGCAAGAGCAAGATCATTCAAAAGGACAGAACAAAGACAAAGGCCAGCTACCGCAGTCTGCCGCTTGTTCCGCCGTTTGAGGAATTGCTGCACCGCTTGAAAGCGGAACAGGAGCTGAACCGAAAGCTGTGCGGAAAATCTTATTGCAGGAAGTTTGCTGATTATATCTATGTCAATGAAATCGGTGAACTCGTGAAGCCCGGCTATATCACACAGCATTTCCCGCTGATCCTGCAAAAGAACGGTATGCGGAAGATCCGCTTTCACGATCTTCGTCATAGCTGCGCAAGTCTGTTGTATGCAAACGGTGTCAGCCTGAAAGAAATTCAGGAATGGTTGGGGCACAGTGATATTTCGACCACCTCAAACATTTACACGCACTTGAATTTCAACTCGAAGATTGCATCTGCCAATGCGATTTTGGGCGTATATCCCTCCTCATGA
- a CDS encoding response regulator transcription factor: MKKILVLEDEPSIRSFVVINLRRSGYEPIEAATGEEALEKLKQNPDTLVALLDVMLPDIDGFEVCRRIRATGSKMGILMLSAKSQEMDKITGLMTGADDYVTKPFSPAELLARVDALYRRIGGSENTEDVLSSGPFVLHLRSRTLDKNSEHIRLTQTEFAIMKLFMENPGRALSREDILHAVWGADYNGEVKIVDVNIRRLRIKIEDDATEPEYITTVWGYGYKWGY; this comes from the coding sequence ATGAAGAAAATTCTCGTACTTGAGGATGAGCCCAGCATCCGCAGCTTCGTCGTCATCAACCTGCGCCGGTCCGGTTACGAGCCCATTGAGGCGGCCACAGGCGAGGAGGCGCTCGAAAAGCTCAAGCAGAATCCGGACACGCTCGTTGCGCTGCTCGACGTGATGCTGCCGGATATCGACGGCTTTGAGGTCTGCCGCCGCATCCGCGCGACCGGCTCGAAGATGGGCATCCTCATGCTCAGCGCCAAGAGCCAGGAGATGGACAAGATCACCGGCCTCATGACCGGCGCGGACGACTATGTCACCAAGCCTTTCTCCCCTGCCGAGCTGCTCGCGCGCGTGGACGCGCTCTACCGCCGCATCGGCGGCAGCGAGAACACCGAGGACGTGCTCTCGAGCGGGCCGTTCGTGCTGCACCTGCGCTCGCGCACGCTCGACAAAAACAGCGAGCACATCCGCCTGACGCAGACGGAGTTTGCCATCATGAAGCTGTTCATGGAAAACCCCGGCCGCGCGCTCTCGCGCGAGGACATTCTGCACGCCGTCTGGGGCGCGGACTACAACGGCGAGGTCAAGATCGTCGATGTGAACATCCGCCGCCTGCGCATCAAGATCGAGGACGACGCGACCGAACCGGAATACATCACCACCGTCTGGGGCTACGGCTATAAGTGGGGCTACTGA
- the recA gene encoding recombinase RecA, producing the protein MAEKKKSAPVSTGPVKPEDKKKALETALAQIEKNFGKGAIMRLGDDIPVNVEAISTGSLSLDLALGIGGVPRGRIVEIYGPESSGKTTLALHILASAQKEGGEVAFIDVEHALEPAYARALGVDIDSLLISQPDTGEQALEITEQLVRSGALDVVVVDSVAALLPRSELEGEMGESSVGVIARLMSQALRKLAGTVSRTNCIVVFINQLREKIGVMYGNPETTPGGRALKYFSSVRIDVRRIETLKVGGEMIGNRTRAKIVKNKVAPPFKEAEFDIIYGEGISKIGEIVDLGVKLDLIDKAGAWYTYGDVRVQGRDSMKEYLREHPDVSDKIEAEIRANAHKLMSPQARKAAIASGRAVEVAADDFQG; encoded by the coding sequence ATGGCTGAAAAGAAAAAATCCGCACCCGTGTCCACCGGCCCCGTCAAGCCGGAGGACAAGAAAAAAGCGCTCGAGACCGCGCTCGCCCAGATCGAGAAGAACTTCGGCAAGGGCGCCATCATGCGCCTCGGCGACGACATTCCCGTGAACGTGGAGGCCATCTCCACCGGCTCCCTGTCGCTCGACCTCGCGCTCGGCATCGGCGGCGTGCCCCGCGGCCGCATCGTCGAGATCTACGGGCCCGAGTCGTCCGGTAAGACGACGCTCGCGCTGCACATCCTCGCCAGCGCCCAGAAAGAGGGCGGCGAGGTCGCGTTCATCGACGTGGAGCACGCGCTCGAGCCCGCTTACGCCCGTGCCCTCGGCGTGGACATCGACAGCCTGCTCATCTCCCAGCCGGACACCGGCGAGCAGGCGCTCGAGATCACGGAGCAGCTCGTGCGCTCCGGCGCGCTCGACGTCGTGGTCGTCGACTCCGTGGCGGCGCTGCTGCCGCGCAGCGAGCTCGAGGGTGAGATGGGCGAGTCGTCCGTCGGCGTGATCGCGCGCCTGATGAGCCAGGCCCTGCGCAAGCTGGCCGGCACGGTCAGCCGCACAAACTGCATCGTCGTGTTTATCAACCAACTGCGTGAGAAGATCGGCGTCATGTACGGCAACCCAGAGACGACGCCCGGCGGCCGCGCGCTGAAGTACTTCTCCAGCGTGCGCATCGACGTGCGCCGCATCGAGACGCTGAAGGTCGGCGGCGAGATGATCGGCAACCGCACGCGCGCCAAGATCGTCAAGAACAAGGTCGCGCCCCCGTTCAAGGAGGCGGAGTTCGACATCATCTACGGCGAAGGCATCTCCAAGATCGGCGAGATCGTGGACCTCGGCGTCAAGCTCGACCTGATCGACAAGGCCGGCGCGTGGTACACCTACGGCGATGTGCGCGTGCAGGGCCGCGACAGCATGAAGGAATATCTGCGCGAGCACCCCGACGTCTCGGACAAGATCGAGGCGGAGATCCGCGCCAACGCCCACAAGCTCATGAGCCCGCAGGCGCGCAAGGCCGCCATTGCCTCCGGCCGCGCCGTCGAAGTGGCAGCCGATGACTTTCAGGGCTGA
- a CDS encoding helix-turn-helix domain-containing protein gives MESQTAYKLLFAEYPDVVNVEQMCEMLGGICDKTAYRLLKSGKIKSFIVGRRYRIPKLNILEYLDLIEKSTA, from the coding sequence ATGGAATCACAGACAGCCTACAAACTGTTATTTGCTGAATATCCCGATGTAGTCAATGTTGAGCAAATGTGTGAAATGCTCGGCGGCATCTGCGATAAAACTGCCTATCGGCTTTTAAAGTCCGGCAAGATCAAGAGCTTTATTGTTGGTCGCCGCTATCGAATCCCGAAGCTCAACATTTTGGAATACTTGGACTTGATAGAAAAATCTACTGCGTAA
- a CDS encoding sigma-70 family RNA polymerase sigma factor yields the protein MDGNHPKRRKDKYNPYTIGTTGDGRHWLTFSDGQGNRHHFEISAAVFALFDSFELDDLSYLNEVDRHYEQSELTEASLYDRAVHRPATVEESALQSMEYAQLHRAISELPEIQKRRLILYYFQGLTYEQIAGMEGCTFQAVAKSVAAAEKRLKKFFGIGG from the coding sequence ATGGATGGAAACCATCCGAAACGAAGGAAGGACAAATACAATCCCTATACCATCGGCACGACCGGGGACGGCCGCCACTGGCTGACCTTTTCGGACGGACAAGGCAATCGGCATCATTTTGAGATCAGCGCTGCCGTGTTTGCGTTGTTTGATTCCTTTGAGCTGGACGACCTCTCCTATCTGAACGAAGTGGATCGCCACTATGAGCAATCGGAGCTTACGGAGGCATCGTTGTATGACCGGGCCGTGCATCGTCCGGCGACGGTCGAAGAAAGCGCTTTGCAGAGCATGGAATATGCGCAGTTACATAGAGCGATCTCCGAACTGCCCGAAATACAAAAGCGGAGGTTGATCCTCTACTATTTTCAAGGCTTGACCTATGAGCAGATCGCAGGAATGGAGGGATGCACTTTTCAGGCCGTTGCAAAATCGGTTGCGGCCGCCGAAAAAAGATTGAAAAAATTTTTTGGAATAGGTGGTTGA
- a CDS encoding HAMP domain-containing histidine kinase, with protein MQDVTPTPTGEPKQENTFRGLFSRMAMGQCVHAALCVAIGAAIGLSAGRVSTALGIILGILAAAAGAVVCALWFRRHVSRPVEQITEVTRTIAGGRYGTELPVQRDDELGRLATAINELSQEISRSEKMQSEFISSISHELRTPLTAITGWSETLMFDTAIQGDSRRGIAIISKEAARLTSLVEELLEFTRIQDGRFNLSMELLDIESELEDTIFTYQELLRQDGMQLIYNPPEEEIPLVPGDPERLKQVFLNILDNAAKYARDGKTIEVSVLSDSEAATIQFRDHGPGIPENELPHVKEKFFKGEKHKARGSGIGLAVCDEIITRSGGTLTIANAPGGGTLVSVRLPFAPESGN; from the coding sequence ATGCAGGACGTCACCCCCACCCCCACAGGCGAACCCAAACAGGAAAACACCTTCCGCGGCCTGTTTTCGCGCATGGCCATGGGCCAATGTGTGCACGCGGCGCTGTGCGTCGCCATCGGCGCGGCCATCGGTCTGAGCGCCGGGCGCGTCAGCACGGCGTTGGGCATCATACTCGGCATCCTCGCGGCAGCCGCCGGTGCCGTGGTCTGCGCGCTGTGGTTTCGCCGGCACGTGTCGCGCCCGGTCGAGCAGATCACGGAGGTCACGCGCACGATCGCCGGCGGGCGCTACGGCACGGAGCTGCCGGTGCAGCGCGACGATGAGCTTGGCCGCCTTGCGACCGCGATCAATGAGCTGTCACAGGAGATCAGCCGCAGCGAAAAAATGCAGTCGGAGTTCATCTCGTCGATCTCGCACGAGCTGCGCACGCCCCTGACCGCCATCACCGGCTGGAGCGAGACGCTCATGTTCGACACCGCCATCCAGGGCGACTCCCGCCGCGGCATCGCCATCATCTCCAAGGAGGCCGCGCGCCTGACGAGTCTCGTCGAAGAGCTGCTGGAGTTCACCCGCATCCAGGACGGCCGCTTCAACCTGAGCATGGAGCTGCTCGACATCGAGAGCGAGCTCGAGGACACCATCTTCACCTATCAGGAGCTGCTGCGGCAGGACGGGATGCAACTCATCTACAACCCGCCCGAGGAGGAGATCCCGCTCGTGCCCGGCGACCCGGAGCGCCTCAAGCAGGTGTTTCTCAACATCCTCGACAACGCCGCCAAGTACGCCCGCGACGGCAAGACGATCGAAGTGTCCGTTCTTTCGGACAGTGAAGCTGCTACCATTCAATTTAGGGATCATGGCCCCGGCATCCCGGAAAACGAGCTGCCGCACGTGAAGGAGAAATTCTTCAAGGGCGAGAAGCACAAGGCCCGCGGCAGCGGCATCGGTCTGGCCGTGTGCGACGAGATCATCACCCGCTCCGGCGGTACGCTGACGATCGCCAACGCCCCCGGCGGCGGCACACTGGTCTCGGTGCGCCTGCCGTTCGCGCCGGAGAGCGGCAATTAA